Below is a genomic region from Salvelinus namaycush isolate Seneca unplaced genomic scaffold, SaNama_1.0 Scaffold431, whole genome shotgun sequence.
gggggtacttggcctatccacacggggtacttggcctatccacagggggtacttggcctatccacagggagtaCTTGGTCTATCCACACGGGGTACTTGGCCTCTCCACacggggtacttggcctatccgcagggggtacttggcctatccgcagggggtacttggcctatccacacggggtacttggcctatccacacggggtacttggcctatccacagggggtacttggcctatccgcagggggtacttggcctatccgcagggggtacttggcctatccacacggggtacttggcctatccgcagggggtacttggcctatccgcagggggtacttggcctatccacacgGGGTAATTGGTCTATCCACACGGGGTaattggtctatccacagggagtacttggcctatccacagggagtacttggcctatccacagggggtacttggcctatccacagggagtacttggtctatccacagggggtacttggcctatccactcGGGGTACTTGGCCTAGCCACtcggggtacttggtctatccacagggggtacttggcctatctaCAGAGGGTATTTGAGGAGACCCATGAGGtaataggcctactggtaaaatacACAAGGGgatacttcaggggtactccggtaacagtaaccgaaaaaggttggAAGCCACTGCTATAGAGCTGCAGGAGCTccagcagtagaacatttgaggtgccggtactcagctcaGGTGAGCTCCTGTCCAAGTTCAGCACTGGGTTAGGGTGAGATGGGGTTAAAAAGCTCACCTGGAAGAGTCTCTCTATTAACGAGGTAATAACACGTTATTAGTCTCTATAATAACACAGTAATAACAAGTTAATACAGTCTCTAATAACAAGGTAATAACAAGTTAATACAGTCTCTCTAATAACAAGGTAATAACAAGATATTACCATCTCTAATAACACGGTAATAACAAGTTAGTCTCTCTAATAACGAGGTAATAACAAGTTATTAGTCTCTCTAATAACAAGGTAATAACAAGTTAATAGAGTCTCTAATAACAAGGTAATAACAAGTTATTAGAGTCTCTCTAATAACAAGGTAATAACCATATTGAGCCAAAAATAGTTAGATTGACTAAGAGTTAGGGTCCGTTAGGATTAGGCTCAGGGTATGGAGCCAAACGGTCCATTTTACTCTGGCGCCCACCTGGAAGAGTCTCTCTGGATCTGAGAGGGAGTGGTCTCGCCCCACAGCGGCTGCAGCCACAGCTAGCTTCTTAATGGCCGTGTTCTTCTGTCGGATGAGGCTGCCCAGGCGCCGGCAGTTATCAGACACCCAGCTCCAAGCGTGCTTGGCCACAGCACTCCTGCCCCGATGCAACTTGATGGCATGCTGAGCTACCTGCTCCCGCTGCAGCGCCCCTACAAGGCCAAGGCACAGCACTGCACACACAACCCGCATCCAACCTACTACTGCCCcttcagagaaagagagagagggaaggggagagggggggagaaagtgagagagggagaggggagagagagagaagaaagactaAAAGCAGGAATGGAGAGAACAAAGACTAtggactgagagaggctggtggcAGACAGGAGAAGAGAAAGGCTATGATAacaaacccaaaacacacagGCTGTATGAATGTTTCCCAGCCAGCGGAATCAGCAGAGGTTAGTTCCATAGAGAGGATGGGGCGGGGCTCATACCTGCTCAAACAACTGCTCAGGAACAACTACCTGATGAGGCACACCTGTATCCAGTGACCTATATCCTTCTAGAACACATCTCACCTGACTTACCTGCCTCACCACACACAACTGAGAGCCCGAGCTATCTCTGGGAAGAAGCAGGTCACACCACACTGAGTCAACAATAAAATGGAGGCCAAAGACTGCAGAAATGGTTTACCTGTGGCTTTGAAAAAAAAACTTTTATAATTTATACTAGCAGCAAAGTACCTTTGTGTAcatgggtcagggttagttatGTTAATATTCCAGACCCCTCCTATGTCCCTCCTCATGTGCAGTTCAGGGTTGAATCAGCTACTCCTACTGACCTGTGTTGATCAATGAGACCACTGTTCATGAAGGTGTAGACACACACAGGCTTATAGAATACAATTATTTCCAAGATCACTAAATGATGAAAACCATCTG
It encodes:
- the LOC120041290 gene encoding transmembrane and coiled-coil domain-containing protein 3-like, which produces MRVVCAVLCLGLVGALQREQVAQHAIKLHRGRSAVAKHAWSWVSDNCRRLGSLIRQKNTAIKKLAVAAAAVGRDHSLSDPERLFQVHTLEVFQKELNESERSVFQAVVGLQRALQGDYRDVVNMKESSRQRLEALREAAIKVRAGGAEQPL